AGTGATGGTATACTTTCACTAGATGATTTCAACCAGTCTTTAAGTTGTTGAAATTATAGTGAAAGTATGTCCCGAGGGGCAAATCAAATTATCCGACCCCATCAGTCCTTCCACTTTGAAACGAAATCATTTATAATCAGCCGCGGAGGGCATCATGAAACATCCCGATATTCTGGAACGGTTTTTAAGCTACGTGGCCATCGACACCCAGTCGAGCGACAGTTCCGAAACGTTTCCCTCGACCGCCAAACAGAAAGACCTGGCCGCCAAGCTCAAGCCCGAGCTGGAAGAGCTCGGCCTAAAAGGCGCCCAAGTTACCCCCTGGGGATACGTGCAGGCCGGGCTCGATTCCAATCAGACCCACAAAGTCCCGACCATCGCCTTGATCGCCCATATGGACACATCGCCGGCCGTTTCCGGCACCGGAGTGCAGCCCATTCTGCATAAAAACTACCAAGGGCAAGACCTGGTGCTGTCGGCCAGCGAAAATGTCGTCCTGAAAACCAGCGAAAACCCGCATTTGCTGGAAAAGGTCGGCAAGACCGTCATCACCGCCTCGGGGAACACCCTGCTCGGCGCGGACAACAAGGCCGGCATCGCCATCATCATGGATGTCCTAACCCGGCTGCACGGCCATCCGGAACTGCCGCGGCCGAACCTGAAGATCGTTTTCACTCCCGATGAGGAGACGGGCCGCGGGGTGGAGCACATCACCGTGGCCGAGATCGGCGCCGATTTCGCCTATACCGTCGACGGCGAAAAGGTGGGCGAAATCGAGGATGAAACCTT
This Candidatus Aminicenantes bacterium DNA region includes the following protein-coding sequences:
- the pepT gene encoding peptidase T, which translates into the protein MKHPDILERFLSYVAIDTQSSDSSETFPSTAKQKDLAAKLKPELEELGLKGAQVTPWGYVQAGLDSNQTHKVPTIALIAHMDTSPAVSGTGVQPILHKNYQGQDLVLSASENVVLKTSENPHLLEKVGKTVITASGNTLLGADNKAGIAIIMDVLTRLHGHPELPRPNLKIVFTPDEETGRGVEHITVAEIGADFAYTVDGEKVGEIEDETFCADSLERKIAGINVHPGFAKNKMVNAVKIAARIIERLPQQTLSPETTEGREGYVHPHHVSGNEEAATIKFLIRDFSEQGLKEYEALIIKISEDVTAEFPGAKSEVKVSESYRNMKVVLDHYPDVLQKAEEATRMAGLKPKRASIRGGTDGARLCFMGLPTPNIFTGGSNFHSKYEWIALEDMQKTSDTLVHLLKLWAG